From a single Papaver somniferum cultivar HN1 unplaced genomic scaffold, ASM357369v1 unplaced-scaffold_19, whole genome shotgun sequence genomic region:
- the LOC113338410 gene encoding pleckstrin homology domain-containing protein 1-like: MASLWRYAMGSTQTQKEDYGGVEYWSNPERTGWLTKQGEYIKTWRRRWFILKQGKLFWFKESLVNSSSIPRGVIPVGTCLTVKGAEDVLNKQFAFELSTNKETMYFIADSEKEKEEWINSIGRSIVQHSRSVTDSEVVDYQ; encoded by the coding sequence ATGGCAAGTCTATGGAGATATGCAATGGGATCAACACAAACTCAGAAAGAAGATTATGGCGGTGTTGAATATTGGAGTAATCCAGAAAGAACAGGTTGGTTGACAAAACAAGGTGAATATATTAAAACATGGCGTCGTCGTTGGTTTATATTGAAACAAGGGAAattgttttggtttaaagaatcatTGGTGAATAGTTCTTCAATACCTAGAGGTGTTATACCTGTTGGTACTTGTTTAACTGTTAAAGGTGCTGAAGATGTTTTGAATAAACAATTTGCTTTTGAATTATCAACTAATAAGGAAACTATGTATTTTATTGCTGAttctgagaaagaaaaagaagaatggaTTAATTCTATTGGGAGATCAATTGTTCAACATTCTAGATCTGTTACTGATTCTGAAGTTGTTGATTATCAATAG